The following proteins come from a genomic window of Miscanthus floridulus cultivar M001 chromosome 2, ASM1932011v1, whole genome shotgun sequence:
- the LOC136532245 gene encoding uncharacterized protein — MDGGDGSPVMTDSERRAYRYGHRASPRLPGMRKSWSNDSLAGYGGYGGGGRASCVCAPTTHPGSFRCKHHRHASNLGAAATAQVIDEAPAADADAKHNEQEGQETAPAADQADKSS, encoded by the coding sequence ATGGACGGCGGCGACGGCAGCCCGGTGATGACGGACAGCGAGCGGCGGGCCTACCGGTACGGGCACCGGGCGTCGCCCAGGCTGCCGGGCATGCGCAAGTCGTGGTCCAACGACTCGCTCGCCGGCTACGGCGGCTACGGCGGGGGCGGCAGGGCCTCGTGCGTGTGCGCGCCCACCACGCACCCGGGCTCCTTCCGCTGCAAGCACCACCGCCACGCCTCCAACCTCGGCGCCGCCGCCACGGCGCAGGTCATTGATGAGGCCCCCGCGGCCGACGCCGACGCGAAGCACAACGAGCAAGAGGGCCAGGAAACGGCGCCCGCCGCCGATCAGGCAGACAAGTCGTCTTGA
- the LOC136532219 gene encoding uncharacterized protein isoform X2, with amino-acid sequence MFLEERQLHGDFVTKISDMVWRRNGANVDAAEATTGKGSAVDVAQPEDVREDAVDDGMLRLAATRDWVSGDSSPPLSKRLSAKDRQNESDKRKELNLLKYEALKDELLLLTTGIGAACSLYCLLVFSLETAVSYAFGVGFSCLYLQLLYRHADNLSKEDIPEVFLRKKVKKIGITSEDLKNTIEKTLGGAGVALSSPRLVIPAVIFGLSALSDHFQNSFFSFEVLPGMMGFLAYKAAALVQVYRDNEDLRLILPEEEDADSDST; translated from the exons ATGTTCCTTGAGGAGAGGCAACTGCATGGCGATTTCGTCACCAAGATCTCTGACATGGTCTGGAGGAGGAATGGCGCCAATGTTGATGCAGCTGAGGCGACCACGGGCAAAGGGAGTGCTGTAGATGTTGCTCAGCCTGAAGAC GTGCGGGAAGATGCTGTGGACGACGGAATGTTGAGACTAGCAGCAACCAGAGATTGGGTGTCCGGTGACAGCAGCCCTCCTTTAAGCAAGAGGCTTTCTGCGAAG GATAGGCAGAATGAGAGCGACAAAAGGAAGGAGCTGAATCTTTTGAAATATGAAGCA CTCAAGGATGAATTGCTGCTCTTGACCACAGGAATTGGAGCAGCATGTAGTTTATACTGTCTCCTGGTTTTCTCTCTCGAG ACTGCTGTCAGTTATGCTTTTGGGGTTGGTTTCAG TTGCTTGTATCTTCAACTTCTGTATCGACATGCCGATAACCTATCAAAGGAAGATATTCCAGAAGTTTTTCTTAGGAAGAAAGTGAAGAA AATTGGCATTACAAGTGAagatttgaagaatacaatagaGAAGACATTGGGTGGTGCAGGAGTAGCTCTTTCATCCCCGAGGCTTGTGATTCCTGCCGTGATTTTTGGATTGTCAGCTTTATCAGATCACTTCCAAAATAGCTTTTTCAGTTTTGAG GTTCTTCCAGGGATGATGGGTTTCCTTGCATACAAGGCTGCAGCTTTGGTTCAAGTCTACAGAGATAACGAGGACCTCCGCTTGATACTCCCTGAGGAAGAGGACGCTGACAGTGACAGCACTTGA
- the LOC136532233 gene encoding 14 kDa zinc-binding protein-like, giving the protein MSSEKEAALAAVPNDSPTIFDKIIKKEIPSTVAYEDEKVLAFRDINPQAPTHILIIPKVKDGLTGLSKAEERHVEILGYLLYVAKVVAKQEGLEDGYRVVINDGPSGCQSVYHIHVHLLGGRQMNWPPG; this is encoded by the exons ATGTCCTCGGAGAAGGAGGCGGCGCTCGCCGCCGTGCCCAACGACAGCCCAACCAT atttgacaagatcatcaaaaAGGAAATACCTTCTACTGTGGCTTACGAGGACGAGAAG GTACTGGCTTTCAGGGACATAAACCCTCAAGCTCCAACGCACATCCTCATCATCCCCAAAGTCAAGGATGGACTAACTGGCCTGTCAAAG GCTGAAGAGAGGCACGTAGAGATACTTGGCTACCTCCTCTATGTTGCCAAGGTTGTTGCAAAGCAGGAAGGACTTGAAGATGGCTATCGCGTTGTCATCAACGACGGCCCAAGTGGAT GTCAATCTGTTTACCACATCCACGTTCATCTCCTCGGAGGCAGGCAAATGAACTGGCCTCCGGGCTAA
- the LOC136540001 gene encoding ABSCISIC ACID-INSENSITIVE 5-like protein 3: MGAEAMSSHGSRVGGGGGALSRQGSVCSLTFTEVEGQLHGVNLDDLLRSGRKTADEVWRDIQGAAVACPRAQMTLEDFLSRGGGPPADAAADTDTGFGARGWAQQLYQPAPAPAAQLELGRHHPAVGRPVPRPLAAGAGPVLDALYHDGQEGGAGAKRAAGEGGVAERCNERRKKRMIKNRESAARSRARKQAYTNELENKISQLEEENERLRRHKAPEPVVQYEPQQELKNRLRRANSANF, translated from the exons ATGGGAGCCGAGGCAATGTCGTCCCACGGCAGCAGggtcggtggcggcggcggggcccTGTCGCGTCAGGGCTCGGTGTGCAGCCTCACGTTCACCGAGGTGGAGGGCCAGCTGCACGGCGTCAACCTGGACGACCTCCTCCGCTCGGGCAGGAAGACGGCAGACGAGGTGTGGCGGGACATCCAGGGCGCCGCGGTGGCCTGCCCGCGGGCCCAGATGACGCTGGAGGACTTCCTGTCCCGCGGCGGCGGCCCgcccgccgacgccgccgccgacACGGACACGGGCTTCGGCGCCCGCGGCTGGGCGCAGCAGCTGTACCagccggccccggccccggcggCGCAGCTGGAGCTGGGCCGCCACCACCCCGCAGTCGGGCGCCCCGTGCCGCGGCCGCTCGCCGCGGGCGCCGGGCCGGTGCTGGACGCGCTGTACCACGACGGCCAGGAGGGCGGCGCCGGGGCGAAGCGTGCCGCCGGCGAGGGCGGCGTGGCGGAGAGGTGCAATGAGCGGCGCAAGAAGCGGATGATCAAGAACCGGGAGTCGGCGGCGAGGTCGCGCGCGCGGAAGCAG GCGTATACGAACGAGCTGGAGAACAAGATATCGCagctggaggaggagaacgagcgGCTCCGGAGGCACAAG GCACCGGAGCCGGTAGTGCAGTATGAGCCGCAACAGGAGCTGAAGAATCGGCTCCGGCGGGCTAACTCGGCCAACTTCTAA
- the LOC136532219 gene encoding uncharacterized protein isoform X1 — protein MAMGLPGLRCRRLPARGLLPPLGPALARRPLPRTSALRYSSLQAQAGDSIGEEVLRMFLEERQLHGDFVTKISDMVWRRNGANVDAAEATTGKGSAVDVAQPEDVREDAVDDGMLRLAATRDWVSGDSSPPLSKRLSAKDRQNESDKRKELNLLKYEALKDELLLLTTGIGAACSLYCLLVFSLETAVSYAFGVGFSCLYLQLLYRHADNLSKEDIPEVFLRKKVKKIGITSEDLKNTIEKTLGGAGVALSSPRLVIPAVIFGLSALSDHFQNSFFSFEVLPGMMGFLAYKAAALVQVYRDNEDLRLILPEEEDADSDST, from the exons atggccatggggcTCCCCggcctccgctgccgccgcctccCCGCTCGCGGGTTGCTCCCTCCACTCGGTCCCGCCCTCGCTCGCAGGCCCCTCCCGCGGACCTCGGCTCTCCGATACTCCTCCCTCCAAGCCCAAG CTGGGGACAGTATTGGGGAGGAGGTCCTGCGCATGTTCCTTGAGGAGAGGCAACTGCATGGCGATTTCGTCACCAAGATCTCTGACATGGTCTGGAGGAGGAATGGCGCCAATGTTGATGCAGCTGAGGCGACCACGGGCAAAGGGAGTGCTGTAGATGTTGCTCAGCCTGAAGAC GTGCGGGAAGATGCTGTGGACGACGGAATGTTGAGACTAGCAGCAACCAGAGATTGGGTGTCCGGTGACAGCAGCCCTCCTTTAAGCAAGAGGCTTTCTGCGAAG GATAGGCAGAATGAGAGCGACAAAAGGAAGGAGCTGAATCTTTTGAAATATGAAGCA CTCAAGGATGAATTGCTGCTCTTGACCACAGGAATTGGAGCAGCATGTAGTTTATACTGTCTCCTGGTTTTCTCTCTCGAG ACTGCTGTCAGTTATGCTTTTGGGGTTGGTTTCAG TTGCTTGTATCTTCAACTTCTGTATCGACATGCCGATAACCTATCAAAGGAAGATATTCCAGAAGTTTTTCTTAGGAAGAAAGTGAAGAA AATTGGCATTACAAGTGAagatttgaagaatacaatagaGAAGACATTGGGTGGTGCAGGAGTAGCTCTTTCATCCCCGAGGCTTGTGATTCCTGCCGTGATTTTTGGATTGTCAGCTTTATCAGATCACTTCCAAAATAGCTTTTTCAGTTTTGAG GTTCTTCCAGGGATGATGGGTTTCCTTGCATACAAGGCTGCAGCTTTGGTTCAAGTCTACAGAGATAACGAGGACCTCCGCTTGATACTCCCTGAGGAAGAGGACGCTGACAGTGACAGCACTTGA